TAGGTGGGGGCCAGCTTGTTCCGGCCGATGACAAAGTACACCTTCTCATGGCCGAACAGCGTAGCGGACACCCGGTTGCCGGTGCCGTCGATGTTGACGATCTCCCCCGACTCCGCCAGGCCATTGGCAGAGGACAGGTACACCTGGGTCTGCATGGCCGCCTTCCGGGCGGCGTTCGCCTCCTGCTTCCAGTGCCAGATGACGGTGTTGTGGGCCGCCAGCTTGTCGTACACCCCCAGAGCGTCCAGGGTGGCGGAGCCGCCGAAGCCCACGGTCTTGCCGTCGATGGCGCCGTCCAGGTAGGCCGCGGCCTCCGCCGCCGCCGCAAAGGTGCGTACGGTGTAGCCCCGGCGCTCCAGGGCCTGCTGAACCTTCGTGAAATCTGTCATGTCAAATTTCCTCCTTCTGATAATCCCCAAATCCCTCGCCCAGGATCTCATGGGCGTCGCACACGATGAAAAAAGCCTTCGGGTCGATCTCCCGCAGCATCCGCTTGATGGGCACGATCTCCCGCTGCCTGAAGGCCACCAGCAGTACCTGCTTCTCCGCGCCGGTGTATGCGCCTTTTCCCTGAAGCAGCGTCACGCCCCGGTTCATATCCAGCAGTCCCTGGACCGTCTCCTCCCACCGGTCGGTGATGATGTAGGCCACACGAGAGGTATCCCACCCGTACAGGATCATATCCATGACCTTGGACAGCAGATACATCTGAATCAAGCCATAAAGTGCCGCGTTGACGGTGCCGAACACCACTGCAGCCAGGATCACCACCACCATGTCCGGGATCATCACCAGCTTACCGATGGGCAGCCAGGGGAATTTCAGCTTCAGCAGCTTGCCGATGATATCCGTGCCGCCCGTCGTGGCCCCCTGGGAGAATACCAATCCCAGCCCTACCCCCATCCCGGCGCCGCCGTACAGGGTCGCCAGGATCGGGTCCATCGGGGGAAGGTATGCATCCATGCAATCACGTCAATGGCCAAGGAACTGACTGCCATGGCGTACAGGCTGCTCACCAGCAGGCGGCCTCCCAGCAGCCGCCAGCCCGCCAGAAACAGCGGCACATTGACAAGGATGGACAGCACTCCCACCGGCAGGACCGGCACCAGGGCGTTCACGATCTGGGCCAGACCCGTCACGCCGCCCATGGCGATCTGGTTGGGGGCTACGAACCAGTCAAATGCCAGGGCGTAGATCACTGCCCCCAGCGTGATGATACCGCAGCTCCTCACCTTCTGCGCCATAGATCTACTCCTTTTCTATCTGATTCAGTCCAGCAGATCCATCTGCCGCTCCTCGGAGTCCTCCTCCCGCAGCAGGGCGCCCGCCGCCGGGAGACTGCGCACCCGGTAGCGGCTCTGGTTGGTGATGGGCGTGTCCTCCAGCGCCTTCACCGTCTCCAGCTGGTACTTTGGCTTCAGGGTCATCACCGCCACCCCCTGGGTGGTGCGGGTGGTCTTGGGAGCCAGCAGAGCGGTGTGGAAAATCAGCGCCCGGGGCTCCGTGGAGTACACCGCCAGCTCGCAGTCTGTATCCAGCCTGCGGATACAGGCCAGGGGCGCCTTGTCGGAGTAGGCCCCCGTCAGCTTGCGGCGGTTGGAGGTGGTCTTGTAGGCGGTCAGGTCCACCCGGGCCGCCTTGCCGTTTGCAAAGAAGAACAGCAGGGCCCCGGCGTAGTCCGGTCCCGGCAGGACGGCGTAGATCACATTCTCGCCGCTGTCCATGGAGAGTTTCGCGGGCAGATAGTCCCCCAAGGCGCTGGCCTTGGTGTCTTCAAACTCGCTGAGGCGGGTCTTGTACACCTGGCACCGGTCCGTGAAGAACATGATCTCCGCGCCGTTGGTGGTCTCAAAGGTCTGGGACAATCCGTCCCCGTCCTTGTACTTCTGGTCCGCCGCCATTCGCAAAGAGGCGGGGGTGATCTTCTTGAAGTACCCCTCCCTGGAGAGGAACACATGGACGGAGTAGTCCTCCACCTGAGCCTCCTCCACATAGGTCTCGATCTCGTGGCTGTACACGATGGAGGTTCGGCGGGGCTCGCCGTATTTCCTGGCCGCCTCCGTCAGCTCGTCCACCAGGATCTGCTTCAGCCGCCGGGGGGAGTTCAGGGTGTCCTCCAGGTCGGCGATCTCGTCCTGGAGGGCGTCGGTCTCGTTGACACGCTTGAGGATATACTCCTTGTTGATGTTGCGGAGCTTGATCTCCGCCACGTACTCCGCCTGGATCTGGTCGATGCCGAAGCCGATCATCAGGTTGGGGATGACCTCGGCCTCCTCCTCTGTCTCCCGGATGATTTGGATGGCCTTATCGATGTCCAGCAGGATCCGCTTGAGGCCCTTTAAGAGGTGCAGCTTGTCCTGTTTCTTCTTCATCACGAAGTAGACCCGCCGCCGGACGGACCCGGTCCGCCAGGCAGTCCACTCCTCCAGGATCTGCCGCACCCCCAGCACCTTGGGAGTACCGGCGATCAGCACGTTGAAGTTGCAGGCAAAGGCGTCCTCCAGGGGTGTCAGCTTGTAGAGCTTGGTCATCAGCTTGTCCGGGTCCACGCCCCGCTTCAGGTCGATGGCCAGTTTCAGGCCGGAGAGGTCCGTCTCGTCCCGCATGTCGGCGATCTCTTTCGCCCGGCCCGCCTTGATGAGCTCCGCCACCTTGTCCAGGATGGCCTCCACGGTGGTGGAGTAGGGGATCTCGTAGATCTCGATGAGATTCTCCTCTTTGACGTAGCGGTACTTGGCCCGGACCCGGACGCTGCCCCGGCCGGTCTCATAGATCTCCCGGATGGTGTTCCGGTCGAAGATCAGCTCTCCGCCGGTGGGGAAATCCGGCGCCAGCAGGGTCTCCATCAGGTCGCAGTCCGGGTTCTTCAGATAGGCGATGGTGGTGTCGCAGACCTCCTTCAGATTGAACCCACAGAACTGGGAGGCCATGCCCACGGCGATGCCGCTGTTGGCGGACACCAGAATGTTGGGGAAGGTGGTGGGCAGCAGGGCCGGCTCCTTCATGGTGTTGTCGTAGTTGTCCACAAAGTCCACGGTGTCGCTGTCGATATCCCGGAACAGCTCGGCGCAGATGGGCGTCAGCTTGGCCTCTGTGTACCGGGGGGCGGCCCAGGCCATGTCCCGGGAGTAGACCTTGCCGAAGTTGCCTTTGGAATCCACAAAAGGCGTCAGCAGGGCGCCGTAGCCCCGGGAGAGGCGCACCATGGTGTCGTAGATGGCGGCGTCGCCGTGGGGGTTGAGGCGCATGGTCTGGCCCACGATGTTGGCGGACTTGGTCCGGGCTCCCGTCAGCAGACCCATCTTGTACATGGTGTACAGCAGCTTGCGGTGGGAGGGCTTGAACCCGTCGATCTCCGGAATGGCCCGGGAGACAATGACGCTCATGGCGTAGGGCATGTAGTTGGTCTCCAGCGTGTCGGTGATGGGCTGTTCCACCACCGCCGCGTGAAGGCCGATGACGTTGGACGCGTCTACCTTATGCTTGTTGTCGTCGGTTTTTTTCTTTTTGGGCAAGTGTAATCAGTCCTTATCTTGTATCCATTTCAAGGGGTTGTTGCGGATGTACTGGCGAACATTGGCTAGGTCCTCGTCATTGCGGATCACATGGTCATAAAAGCCCTTCTGCCAAAGAGAAATGCCCGCTTACTTGCTGGTGATCCGCTTCATCTGCTGGATGACGTTCGACAGCGGCGTAGGGGCGGCAATCTGCCGCTCGTCCGGCCCGATGTGCCGGAGTGCCAAAATCAAATGCACATGGTCCGGCATGATGATATATTGATCTACCGATATGCCGGGGTAGTGATCCGGGATCGCTCGGATGGTTTCATCCACGATCCGCCCCAGAGGTGTCAGGGAGATTCGAGGCGGGCGATTGATAATCGCCCCTACGGCGGGTTCGATGGAACACAGGACCTCCTGATTCCGCTCCCTGGTGCAGATGGTGATGAAATAAGATCCCGGCTGGCTGTAATCATAGGACTCCAGCCGCAGGCGCTTCCGCTGGGGGCGTTCCATGGCATCCTCTCCGCTATCCGTTGATTGGGAGTGTATTTTCCGTTGTCGAAACAGAGGGTGCTTTCTGTCCCAACGGCTACGCATTTATTAACCCAAACAGCCAAAATACTTGAAATAATTCACGTATTGCGCATTTTCCGAAACTCTAGTATGCTGTATTCATAAAATTCAAAGGAGGCTGCTCCATGAATGAGACCTATAAATGGCTGTATGACTACTACGCCCTGCCGTTGATGAAAGTCGGCAAACAGGCGGATGCGCTCAAAGAGCGGATCGTCTCCCACGGCAGCCCTGCGGACGCGCTGTTCCTGTGGGACCGGCTGGAAGACCTGTGCCTGCTGTGGGGCACGGAGTCCTTTGCCATCGGGCTCCAACTGGGCCTGCGGCTCATGGCGGGCCAGCGGGCGGACGGGCTGCTGATCTCATAAAACTCTCACGAAATATCCGCCATCTCCAGGTACTTGTACCCGTTCTCCGCAATATGGTCCTTCCGGCCCTGGAGGTTGTCCCCCAGCAGCAGGTCGAACACCGCCGCCGTCTGCTCCACGTCCTCCGGCATCACCCGGATCAGCCGCCGGGTCTCCGGGTTCATGGTGGTCAGCCACATCATGTCCGGGTCGTTCTCGCCCAGGCCCTTGGACCGGTCGATCTTGTACTTCTTCCCCTCCAGGGATTTCACGATGTCGTTCTTCTCCTTGTCGGAGTAGGCGAACCACGTCTTGTCGCCGCTGTTGATCTCAAACAGGGGCGTCTCCGCGATATACACGTACCCCTCCCGGATCAGGGTGGGGGTCAGCCGGTACAGCATGGTGAGGATCAGCGTCCGGATCTGGAAGCCGTCCACGTCGCCGTCGGTGCAGATGACCACCTTGCTCCACCGCAGGTTGCCCAAGTCAAAGGGCGCCACGTTCTTCACGTGCTTGTTCTGGACCTCCACGCCGCAGCCCAGGACCTTGATGAGGTCCGTGATGATCTCGCTCTTGAAAATCCGGGCATAGTCCGCCTTCAGGCAGTTCAGGATCTTGCCCCGCACCGGCATGATGCCCTGATACTCGGAGTCCCGGGCCAGCTTCACGCTGCCCAGGGCGCTGTCGCCCTCCACGATGTAGATCTCCCGCTTGTCCACGTCCTTGGTGCGGCAGTCCACGAACTTCTGGACCCGGTTGGCGATGTCCACCGAGCCGGAGAGCTTCTTCTTCACGTTCAGGCGGGTCTCCTCCGCCTTCTCCCGGCTGCGCTTGTTCAGCAGCACCTGCTCGCCGATCTTCTCTGCGTCAAAGGGGTTTTCAATGAAGTAGATCTCCAGGTTGCTGCGGAGGAACTCCGTCATGGCCTCCTGGACGAATTTGTTGGTGATGGCCTTCTTGGTCTGGTTCTCGTAGCTGGTCTGGGTGGAGAAGTTGTTGCTGACCAGCACCAGGCAGTCCTCGATATCCGCCCAGGTGATCTTGCCCTCGCTCTTCTGGTACTTCCCCTGGTCCCGCAGGTACTTGTCGATGGCGGAGACAAAGGCGGACTTGGCCGCCTTCTCCGGAGAGCCGCCGTGCTCCAGCCAGGAGGAGTTGTGGTAGTGCTCGATGACGTTCACCTTATTGGAAAAGCAGCAGGCCACGCTGAGCTTCACCTTGTACTCCGGCTTGTCCGCCCGGTCCCGGCCCTTCTTCTCCGTCTGCCAGAACACCGGCGCCGTCAGGCTCCCCTCTCCCGCAAGCTCCGTCACATAGTCCATGATGCCGTTTTCGTAGAGGAACTCCGCCTCTTCGAACCGACCCGGCTCTGTCTCGTTCCGGAACCGGAAGGTGACCCCGGCGTTCACCACCGCCTGGCGCTTCATCACGTCGGTGAAGTACTCCGCCGGGATGGCGATGTCCGTGAACACGTCCAAGTCGGGAAGCCAGCGGGTGCGGGTGCCGGTTTTTCTGGCCTGGCTCTTGAGCAGGGGCGCCTTCCCCAGCTCCCCCACGATCTCGCCCCGCTGAAAGTGCAGGGTGTATTCAAAGCCGTCCCGCCAGACGGTGACGTCCATGTACCGGGAGGCGTACTGGGTGGCGCAGGCACCCAATCCGTTGAGCCCTAAGGAATATTCGTAGTTGTCGCCGGAGACGTTGTCGTACTTGCCGCCGGCGTACAGCTCGCAGTACACCAGCTCCCAGTTGTACCGCTGCTCCTTCTCATTCCAGTCCACCGGGCAGCCCCGGCCCGCGTCCTCCACCTGGATGGACCGGTCTGCAAACCGGGTGACAGTGATGGTCCGGCCGTGGCCCTCCCGGGCCTCATCGATGGAGTTGGAGAGAATCTCGAACACCGCGTGCTCGCAGCCCTCCAGTCCGTCAGAGCCGAAAATGACGCCGGGCCGCTTCCGGACCCGGTCTGCGCCCTTTAATGCCGAAATGCTGTCGTTGCCATAGTCCTGCTTCTTGGTTGCCATTAAGTTCCTCCAAAGGCAGTGTCTGCCGTAAAATTCATAAATTTATTGTAGCACACCCGGCGCTGTCCTTCAAGTGCTCCCCCAAAAGACGCCGTGATCCCGCCCGCTTCCCGACGCTTCACACAAATTTTACAAAAATGTTATTGCGTAAAATTTCTCATAACCTGGCCGTCACCCAGCTCAATGCCCTTTTCATCGGGGTTTTGCACATTCTCCACAGAGTTTTCCACACCGTTATGTCAACTTTTGAAATACGAAAAAAATACCGCGCCGCGCACACCCCGGCCGGACGCTCCGTTTTTCGGATCAGATGCTTTTACAGAGCGCCTTTTCAGCCAGCCGGATACCCGGAATTTTTTTGTAGTTGCAAATGCAATATATGCGCACATTTGGATATGCTAATATATTGCCAGAAGAAATCCCTCTCCCCTTGAAAGTATTTCAAAAAACGGAAAAAGGAGAATTCTATATGAAGTTCTATATCTGCAAACATTGCGGCAATGTCATCACCAAGCTCACCTCCGCCCAGGTGCCCGTGAAGTGCTGCGGCGAGGAGATGCATGTGCTGGAGGCCGGTGTCACCGACGCCGCCCAGGAGAAGCACGTGCCTGCCGTCACGGTGGAGGGCAGTCTGGTGAAGGTGGACGTGGGCTCTGTCACCCATCCCATGACCGCCGAGCACTTTATCCAGTGGGTGGTGGTGGAGACTGAGCGGGACGCCCTGATCCACTGGTTCCACCCGGAGGAGACGCCGGAGGTCGTGTTCGCCCTGGCGGAGGGCCAGACTGCCAAGGCCGTTTATGCCTACTGCAACCTCCACGGTCTTTGGAAGAAGGACCTGTAAGCTGCGAGACACCAGACCGCCCCGGCGCTGCACAGCGCCGGGGCGGTCTTCTGACTTTTGAGATCGGATATATTTAGGATATAGGAAGCCTCTGTGGGTGCAGCATCCCCAAAGCGGGACGGCATGGCATTCCCGCTTCAGCCGAGCAGCACCAGGACCACGCCGTAAATCACCGAGGCCAGGGTGCCGAACACGATCACCGGCCCGGCGATCAGGAACATCTTGGCCGCCATGCCGGTGACGAATCCCTCGCTGCGGAAGTCGATGGCCGGTGAGACCACCGCGTTGGCAAAGCCGGTGATGGGCACCAGCGTCCCGGCGCCGCCAAAGCGGGCCAGCTTGTTGTACAGGTTCAGCCCCGTCAGCAGGGCGGAGAGAAACACCAGCGTGCAGGAGGTGGCGGTGCCCGCCGTCTTTTCCTCCAGGCCGGCGGCAGTCCAGCCGTTCAGGATCAGCTGGCCCACCACGCAGATGGCCCCGCCCACTACAAAGGCCAGGACCGTATCCTTCAGCAGCGGCGACTTGGGGCCTTCTGCTTCACATACTGCTGGTATTCCTGCGGCGTCATATTCATTGAAAATCCCCTCCAGGCCATTTTCCCATAGGGTCTCCTGCTTGTTCGGAAACTATACGCACTTGCAAACCTGCGCGGAAGGGAGTACACTGTTGCCCGAAGATTTGTGTGTTTGGAGGAATCCCCATGAGACCCATGCCCGCCCCGCTGGGCCTGTATATCCACATTCCCTTCTGCAAGAGCAAGTGCGTCTACTGCGACTTCTACTCCCTGCCCCGGTCCGAGAGCCGGATGGACGACTACACGGATGCCCTGTGCGCCCATCTGGCGGAGACCGCCCCCTTCGCGGCGGGCCATCTGGTCGACACCGTGTACTTCGGCGGCGGCACCCCCAGCTATCTGGGGACCAAGCGGCTGGTGAAGATCCTGAAGACCATTCTGAAAAAATACAAGGTGGACAAGCAGGCGGAGATCACCCTGGAGGCCAATCCCGACTCCGCCGGGGACTGGAAAGAGCTGCGCACCCTGCGCCGGTGCGGGTTCAACCGCCTCTCCCTGGGAATGCAGTCCGCCGATGACGAAGAGCTCTCGGAGATCGGCCGGGTGCACACCATGGCTCAGACGGAAGCCGCCGTGGAGGCCGCCCGGAAGGCCAAGTTCCAGAATCTCTCCCTGGATTTGATTTACGGCCTGCCCCATCAGACGCTGGAGGGGTGGCAGAAAAACCTTTCCGCTGCCTTGGACCTGACGCCGGAGCATCTCTCCTGCTATGGGTTGAAGGTAGAGGAGGGTACGCCCCTTTTTGCCCGGCGGGGGACCGCGGGTCTGCCGGGGGACGACGCCCAGGCGGACATGTATCTCTACACGGTGGAGTTCCTGAAGGCCCAGGGCTATGAGCAGTATGAGATCTCCAACTTCGCAAAGCCGGGCTGCGCCTCCCGGCACAATCTGAAATACTGGACCCTGGGGGAGTACGCCGGCTTCGGCCCCGGCGCCCACTCGGACTTCGGCGGCGTGCGGTACGCCTACACAAAGGATCTGGAGGGCTATATCCGGGGCGTGCGGGACCACGCCCCCATGCTGTCGGAGAGCGACCGCATCCCACCCCTGGACCGGGACACCGAATGGGTAATGCTGGGCCTGCGGACCACGGCGGGTTTGGACCCCAAGGCATTTGAGCGCCGCTTCCGCCGCCGGTTCACCTGCTTTCTGCCCTTCCTGGACCAGTGCGCCAGGGCCGGCTATGCGGTGGAGGAGGACGGCCGCTGGCACCTGACGCCCCGGGGCTTTCTGGTGTCCAACCAGATCATCGGTGGGATGCTGGATGCCCTGGCCGCGGACAAACAGCGGCGGGCCGATGCCGCCGCCCGGGGAGATTTCCGGGTGAACCTGGATTGAATGAAAAAAGCCGCCCGCTGGAATGCTCCGGCGGGCGGTTCTTTCTCATGCCTTCCGGGCCCGGATGGCATTGACCGGGCAGCCGTTGGCCGCGTCGAAGGCCCCCGCCTCCTCCGCCGGGGTCCGGGGCTGGGCCTGCACCACGGACACCCGCCCCTGGATCTGAAACACGGCCGGCACCGCCGCCGCGCACATCCCGCAGCCGATACACCGGGAGGCGTCCACATTGACTGTCATGCGCTTCCTCCTTTTCCGCGGGCTGCGCCCGCTGTTCCCTTTTATTGTAATACACCGCGCCGGTTTCTCCAAGTCTTTTCTGCGGCGGGCGGAACTTTTTTCCCGCAGACGCCGTCTTGTATTTGGGAGACTCTGTGCAATCTGGTGGATTTTGTTGCCCCATTCCCATTTACTTTTCCGCCTGTTTATGCTATTCTGAAGAGGATTATGTAGACCATCTCAGCTGCAGCTTATGGAGGTATGACATGAAAAACACCCTGCGCAAAACCCTGTCCCTGTTTTTGGCGTTCACGCTTCTTTGCTCCCTGGGCCTCACCGCCGCCGCGTCCGAGGCCATGGGCGAGGACCTGACCTCCAAGGGCACTCTTTTGAACCAGAAGACCCAGCTCTCCACCAATGTGTTTTGGAGTACTGCGTACTCCGACCTGCGGACGGAGAACGTCGTCACATACGAGCCCAATGCAGATGTGACGCCCATCGTCACCTTCGGGGACTCCCTGACCACCCGCACCACGGTCACCTCTGCGGCCCGGGCACTGGAGAGCCAGGGCTACCGGGTGGCGGCGGGCATCAACGGCGACTTCTTCAACACCTCCAACGGCCTGCCCATCGGCATCCTGGTGTCGGAGGGAGAGGTCCTCAGCAGCGACGGCGGCTACTACGCCATGGGTTTCCGGGAGGATGGCTCTGCTGTCATCGGCAAGCCCGGACTCTCCATCTCCGCCAACCTGGGCTATCAGGGTTCGGACAGCAGCGGGTACTTCACGGACATCATCCGCACGGTGGCCGGCATCAACAAGGCCCGGGTCTCCACCGGCGGCATCTACCTCTATACATACGACTTCAACAACCGGCACACCACCGGCAATACCGAGGCCGGCGTGGACGTGCTGTGCACCATCGTGGACGGCTCCCTCTCCATCGGCGGCACCATGACGCTGGTGGTGGACCAGGTGATCGAGGCCACCTCCGCAACGGCCATCGGGCCGGACCAGATTGTCCTCTCCGCCAACGCCCTCTCCAACACCTACTACACCGACGCCCTGCGGAACATCCCTGTGGGCGCCACGGTGACCGTCACCGTCTCCGCCGCCAATGAGGCGTGGAACGATGTGCAGTACGCCGTGGGTGCCTTATACTCCCTGGTGCAGGACGGCGCCGTGGTCTCCGGTCTGCCCTCCGGGGTGAACCCCCGCACGGCGGTGGGTGTGACAGCTGACGGCACCGTGGTGTTCTATACCATCGACGGCCGCCGGTCCGGCCACTCCATCGGCGCCAGCCTGAGCCAGGTGGCCCAGCGGATGATCGAGCTGGGCTGCGTGGCCGCCATCGGCCTGGACGGCGGCGGCTCCACCACCATCACCGTGACGCAGCCCGACGACACCACCGCCGCTACCATCAACCGTCCCTCCGACGGCAGTGAGCGGGCGGTGGCCAACCACCTGTTCCTGGTGGCCACCAATGAGCCCACCGGCGAACTGGGCCACTTCTACGTCCAGGCGGACAACGCCTACGTTCTGGCGGGCAGCAAGGTAGAGATCTCCGCCGCCGCCGTAGACACCAACTACATCCCCATGGACGAGGACTATGACTACGACCTGGAGGCCTCCGACGGGGAGCTGGACGGCAATATCCTCACCACCCCGAAACGGGGCGGTGAGATCACCGTCACCGCCTCCAGCGGCCGCAGAGAAGGCTCTACCACCGTCTACGCCATCGAGGATCCCACGGACGTGGTGATCCGGGACAGCAGCGGCACCGCGCTCACCACGCTGAATGCCGCCACCGGCACCACCACCCAGCTGGCCGCCACCGCCGCCTACAACCACATCTCCCTGAAGGCGGATCCAGAAGCCTTCACCTGGGAGGTCACCGGCGACATCGGCACGGTGGATGAGCACGGCCTCTTTACTGCCGCCGCGCCCGGCACCGGCACCATCACGGTCTCCGCCGGCCGGGCCAGAGTCTCCATCCCCGTCACCGTCTCCAGCTCCGGCACGGTCTCCGCCGGCGGCGTCATGGAGGTGGAGTCCTTTGAGGGCAGCACCACCATCTTCCGGGGCAGCGGCAGCAACATGGACTTCAGTCTGAACCACAGCGCCGACACCGTGCGGATGGGCAGCGGCTCCGCCAAGGTGGATTACACTCTTACCGAAACCGGCGCATCCCAAGGCGCCTACACCGCCGAGTGGCGGGCCTCCAAGTCCACGGGCATCGACTGCAGCACCTATACTGCCCTGCACCTGTGGGTCTACGGCGACGGCTCCGGCAACATCCTGTCCCTGCTGTACAACGATGGCGCCGCAGGCTATCAGTCCCTCCAGGTAACCCCGCTGGACTTCACCGGCTGGAAACAGGTCACCGTCACCCTCCCCGGCGCACACTTCGAGATTCAGGGTCTGCAGGTCAGCGCCACCACCGCCGCAGACGGTACGGTTTCTGTCGGCGACAAGCTCTCCGGCACCATCTATATCGACCACATCACCGCCACCGCCTCCGGCACGCCGGACAACGCGGCGCCTGTGGTCTCCGCCTCCCTCGACAATTCCCTCTGGCAGGTGACCGCCTCGGTCGCCGACGCGGTGGATGGCATCCTGCCAGCGGGCAGCGTCACCGTCACCTACAACGGCGCCCCCTACGGCAGCTATGATCCCGCCACCGGTCTTGTGACCGTGGCCCTGCCCGGCCCCGGGGAGAGCCACGAGGCCATGCGGATCACCATCACCGCCCGGGACCTCTCCGGCAACATCGGCCGGGCCTCCGTGGATGTGGAGCCCTACGGCGTGGACCACAAGTTCACGGACATCAACGACTACTGGGCGGCCACCTATGTGGACTTCCTGTACAACGCCAATATCACCACCGGCTATGCCGACGGCACCTTCCGGCCCAACGACAACATCTCCCGCCAGCAGTTCGCGGTGATGCTGTATCGCTACCTGGGGCTGGACGGCACCCAGTATGAGAGCGTGACGCTGCCCTTCGCGGACAACGCCTCCATCGGGGATTACGCCCTGACGGCGGTGAAGGCCCTGTACACCGAGGGCATCATCAACGGCTCCACCGGCAGCGACGGACGGCTGTACTTCAATCCCGGCGGGTCCCTGACCCGGGCCCAGGCCGCCGCCATGATCGGCCGTACCCAGGAGAAGGGCTACGCCATTGTCGATCTGACCTTCTCCGACACCGCCTCCATCCCTGCCTACGCCACCTACTACATCCAGACCATGGCGGCCCAGGGCGTCATCAGCGGCTATGCGGACGGCACGTTCCAGCCCGGAGCCAACATCACCCGGGGTCAGATGGCCAAGATCCTCTACAACCTGATGTGAGTTTCGCCTTTCAGAGGCCGGCGCATCCGCGCCGGCCTCTCCTTATGGAGAGCGTCTTTTCGGAATCTGCCGGGTGCTGCAAAGCGCTATCGACTCCAATCCCCTGTGATTTCAGGAAAGGGTCTCCCCCGGGGCCCGTCCAGGCAAATGCCGCCGGGCACAGCCCTTCCCGGTCGGCCTCTATTCAGGCGGCCAGGGCTGTCCGGTGAAGCCGGAAGATGGAAACGGTGCCTGTTGACAGCTCCTGCCCCAGGGTGTAAAGTAATCATATTCCACATCCTGTCCGCGGACAGGATGTCTCTTTGCGAGGAGGCCCCCCATGAAGCTGAGACGTTCCGCCTGCATTGACACGCTGTACCTGGAGCTGCCCTTCCTGGACCGGTTCCAGGCGGCAAAGGAGGACGGCTTTGACGCCGTGGAGTTCTGGAGCTGGGCGGACCGGGACC
This DNA window, taken from Dysosmobacter welbionis, encodes the following:
- a CDS encoding phosphodiester glycosidase family protein, with the translated sequence MKNTLRKTLSLFLAFTLLCSLGLTAAASEAMGEDLTSKGTLLNQKTQLSTNVFWSTAYSDLRTENVVTYEPNADVTPIVTFGDSLTTRTTVTSAARALESQGYRVAAGINGDFFNTSNGLPIGILVSEGEVLSSDGGYYAMGFREDGSAVIGKPGLSISANLGYQGSDSSGYFTDIIRTVAGINKARVSTGGIYLYTYDFNNRHTTGNTEAGVDVLCTIVDGSLSIGGTMTLVVDQVIEATSATAIGPDQIVLSANALSNTYYTDALRNIPVGATVTVTVSAANEAWNDVQYAVGALYSLVQDGAVVSGLPSGVNPRTAVGVTADGTVVFYTIDGRRSGHSIGASLSQVAQRMIELGCVAAIGLDGGGSTTITVTQPDDTTAATINRPSDGSERAVANHLFLVATNEPTGELGHFYVQADNAYVLAGSKVEISAAAVDTNYIPMDEDYDYDLEASDGELDGNILTTPKRGGEITVTASSGRREGSTTVYAIEDPTDVVIRDSSGTALTTLNAATGTTTQLAATAAYNHISLKADPEAFTWEVTGDIGTVDEHGLFTAAAPGTGTITVSAGRARVSIPVTVSSSGTVSAGGVMEVESFEGSTTIFRGSGSNMDFSLNHSADTVRMGSGSAKVDYTLTETGASQGAYTAEWRASKSTGIDCSTYTALHLWVYGDGSGNILSLLYNDGAAGYQSLQVTPLDFTGWKQVTVTLPGAHFEIQGLQVSATTAADGTVSVGDKLSGTIYIDHITATASGTPDNAAPVVSASLDNSLWQVTASVADAVDGILPAGSVTVTYNGAPYGSYDPATGLVTVALPGPGESHEAMRITITARDLSGNIGRASVDVEPYGVDHKFTDINDYWAATYVDFLYNANITTGYADGTFRPNDNISRQQFAVMLYRYLGLDGTQYESVTLPFADNASIGDYALTAVKALYTEGIINGSTGSDGRLYFNPGGSLTRAQAAAMIGRTQEKGYAIVDLTFSDTASIPAYATYYIQTMAAQGVISGYADGTFQPGANITRGQMAKILYNLM
- the hemW gene encoding radical SAM family heme chaperone HemW, with the protein product MRPMPAPLGLYIHIPFCKSKCVYCDFYSLPRSESRMDDYTDALCAHLAETAPFAAGHLVDTVYFGGGTPSYLGTKRLVKILKTILKKYKVDKQAEITLEANPDSAGDWKELRTLRRCGFNRLSLGMQSADDEELSEIGRVHTMAQTEAAVEAARKAKFQNLSLDLIYGLPHQTLEGWQKNLSAALDLTPEHLSCYGLKVEEGTPLFARRGTAGLPGDDAQADMYLYTVEFLKAQGYEQYEISNFAKPGCASRHNLKYWTLGEYAGFGPGAHSDFGGVRYAYTKDLEGYIRGVRDHAPMLSESDRIPPLDRDTEWVMLGLRTTAGLDPKAFERRFRRRFTCFLPFLDQCARAGYAVEEDGRWHLTPRGFLVSNQIIGGMLDALAADKQRRADAAARGDFRVNLD
- a CDS encoding ferredoxin, whose protein sequence is MTVNVDASRCIGCGMCAAAVPAVFQIQGRVSVVQAQPRTPAEEAGAFDAANGCPVNAIRARKA